The Devosia sp. MC521 genome has a segment encoding these proteins:
- the murB gene encoding UDP-N-acetylmuramate dehydrogenase, whose protein sequence is MTEIHDRLIPNFDLTHRNTLALRSSSSFGIEITDIDDLPALFAHANTSGIAVQVLGGGSNVVLAPRFEGITAVIALKGRQLVEETETHIVVEAAAGENWHDFVAFTVGLGFGGLENLAGIPGTAGAAPVQNIGAYGAELADSFLELSAWDRQTGTTRTFSKEECKFAYRHSVFKEEPNRYVVLAIRLGLAKAWRANLGFAGLSDLSETPLVTPAIVMERVVALRNSKLPDYRTEPNAGSFFQNPIVGRDAAAPVLAEFPTAPNFPQSDGRTKLSAGWLIEKTGLKGYKLGPVGISERHALVVVNHAHGEQADVAKLAEHVKTEVKNRFGIQLHEEPIFT, encoded by the coding sequence ATGACTGAAATTCATGACCGCTTGATTCCCAATTTCGACCTGACCCATCGCAACACTTTAGCGCTGCGCTCCAGCTCGAGTTTCGGCATCGAAATCACCGATATCGACGACTTGCCTGCGCTTTTTGCGCACGCCAACACATCGGGCATCGCTGTCCAAGTGCTTGGCGGCGGGTCCAATGTGGTACTCGCTCCGCGCTTTGAGGGCATCACCGCCGTCATTGCCCTTAAGGGGCGCCAGCTTGTTGAAGAAACAGAAACACACATCGTGGTTGAGGCGGCCGCCGGTGAAAATTGGCATGACTTCGTCGCATTCACCGTAGGCCTCGGTTTCGGCGGGCTTGAGAATCTAGCGGGCATTCCAGGCACCGCAGGCGCGGCTCCGGTCCAGAACATTGGTGCTTATGGCGCCGAACTGGCTGATAGTTTCCTCGAATTGTCGGCTTGGGATCGGCAAACCGGCACCACGCGCACCTTCTCAAAAGAAGAGTGCAAGTTCGCCTATCGCCATTCCGTCTTTAAAGAAGAGCCCAATCGTTATGTTGTGCTCGCAATTCGCTTGGGACTAGCCAAGGCTTGGCGCGCCAACCTCGGCTTCGCTGGGCTCTCGGATTTGTCCGAAACTCCGCTGGTGACGCCTGCAATCGTCATGGAACGGGTCGTTGCCCTACGCAACTCAAAGCTGCCCGACTACCGCACCGAACCCAATGCAGGCTCCTTTTTCCAAAACCCCATCGTTGGACGCGATGCCGCGGCTCCGGTTTTGGCCGAGTTTCCAACAGCACCGAACTTTCCGCAGTCCGATGGTCGCACAAAGTTATCAGCGGGCTGGTTGATCGAAAAAACGGGGCTTAAGGGCTACAAGCTCGGGCCGGTTGGTATTTCCGAGCGCCACGCATTGGTTGTGGTCAACCACGCCCATGGCGAACAGGCCGATGTGGCCAAATTGGCTGAACACGTCAAAACCGAAGTTAAAAACCGCTTTGGTATCCAGCTCCACGAAGAGCCGATTTTCACATAA
- the dprA gene encoding DNA-processing protein DprA yields MTWRREGDRNPSPAQRLAILRLIRTDNIGPITFLQLLSRFGSAEAALKALPQIAKRAGRPMVACTLARAEDEFADIERLRARLVIEGDSDYPNLLSHIGGAPPVLTVHGGEKLNWQRTAGIVGARNASSAGIKMTRLLTEGLGQAGFTVVSGLARGIDAAAHWAALETGTVGVLAGGLDRIYPREHLQLAEKIVDGGGALVSEMPMGWEPRAQDFPRRNRLVSGLSLGVVVVEAAKRSGSLITARLALEQNRDVFAVPGSPLDPRAEGGNLLIQQGARLVSCAQDIVEVLQDFDPVRTALFEPEWHPDFTGVDDVEPGEDVRARLRQALSVVPTPVDDILAQIEVSPAALQMLLLELDIAGEIEWSSGQLVALRFM; encoded by the coding sequence ATGACTTGGCGCCGGGAAGGGGATAGAAACCCCTCTCCGGCGCAAAGACTGGCCATACTCAGACTTATCCGTACGGATAATATTGGCCCGATCACGTTTCTCCAGCTTCTTAGCCGATTTGGCTCAGCGGAAGCGGCCCTCAAAGCACTCCCTCAAATTGCGAAGCGCGCCGGCCGGCCCATGGTCGCGTGTACGCTGGCGCGCGCCGAAGACGAGTTTGCCGATATAGAGCGGCTCAGGGCGCGTTTGGTGATTGAGGGGGATAGCGACTATCCCAATCTCCTCAGCCACATTGGCGGTGCGCCGCCGGTTCTCACTGTTCACGGTGGGGAGAAACTTAATTGGCAACGCACAGCGGGCATTGTTGGGGCGCGCAACGCTTCGTCGGCAGGCATAAAAATGACGCGGCTGCTTACGGAAGGTTTAGGACAGGCAGGTTTCACCGTCGTTTCTGGACTGGCCCGAGGCATTGATGCGGCGGCACATTGGGCGGCTCTTGAAACCGGCACAGTCGGCGTGTTGGCGGGCGGCTTGGATCGGATCTATCCGCGCGAGCACCTTCAGTTGGCTGAAAAGATAGTCGATGGTGGCGGGGCGCTGGTCAGCGAAATGCCAATGGGTTGGGAGCCTAGGGCGCAGGATTTTCCGAGACGTAATCGTTTGGTTTCTGGGCTGTCGTTGGGCGTCGTCGTTGTCGAAGCCGCCAAGCGGTCAGGTTCGCTGATCACCGCGCGCCTAGCCTTGGAGCAAAACCGTGACGTCTTTGCAGTGCCGGGGTCTCCGCTTGATCCGCGCGCTGAGGGCGGAAATTTGCTCATCCAACAGGGTGCGCGGCTGGTCAGTTGCGCGCAAGACATTGTCGAGGTTCTGCAAGACTTTGATCCGGTCCGGACAGCCCTCTTCGAGCCGGAATGGCACCCTGACTTTACGGGGGTAGACGATGTTGAACCGGGCGAGGATGTGCGTGCACGGCTGAGGCAGGCACTATCCGTCGTGCCCACCCCAGTTGATGATATTCTGGCCCAGATCGAGGTGTCGCCCGCCGCGCTACAAATGCTGCTGCTCGAACTCGACATTGCTGGCGAAATCGAATGGTCGAGCGGCCAGTTGGTCGCTCTTCGTTTTATGTGA
- the plsY gene encoding glycerol-3-phosphate 1-O-acyltransferase PlsY — MSAEILTLFYAVGLGYLFGSIPFGLILTRAAGLGDIRQIGSGNIGATNVLRTGNKKIAALTLILDALKAVVPILLARHFWGEDAARIAAVGAFFGHCFPVWLGFKGGKGVAVMIGSLLALAWPVGLIFCAVWLLLAYVRKISSLAALTAAATAPIFAYLFVGAGLAIVVLILALLLFFQHRENIARLINGTEPKIGGSKKPA, encoded by the coding sequence ATGTCCGCTGAAATTCTCACCCTCTTTTATGCCGTCGGCTTGGGATATTTGTTTGGCTCGATTCCATTTGGGCTGATCCTGACCCGTGCGGCGGGGCTTGGCGATATTCGTCAGATCGGCTCTGGCAATATCGGCGCGACGAATGTGTTGCGCACCGGGAATAAGAAGATTGCCGCGCTGACCCTCATTCTGGACGCATTGAAGGCAGTTGTTCCTATTCTGCTTGCGCGCCACTTTTGGGGTGAAGACGCTGCACGCATTGCCGCTGTTGGTGCTTTCTTCGGGCACTGTTTTCCTGTTTGGCTCGGTTTTAAGGGTGGCAAGGGCGTTGCGGTCATGATTGGCTCGCTTCTGGCTCTCGCGTGGCCGGTGGGGCTGATTTTCTGCGCTGTTTGGTTGCTGCTGGCCTATGTTCGCAAAATCTCGTCGCTGGCGGCGCTAACCGCCGCTGCAACAGCCCCGATCTTTGCCTATCTGTTCGTGGGCGCAGGGCTGGCGATTGTGGTGCTGATTTTGGCGCTGCTCTTGTTCTTCCAGCATCGTGAAAACATCGCACGTCTGATTAACGGCACGGAGCCCAAGATCGGCGGAAGCAAAAAGCCTGCTTGA
- the rnr gene encoding ribonuclease R, producing the protein MAKTPKAKNTSGPKRSRQPAADALPTKEQILEALAQEDDIKGKRDLAKVFGIRGDMRRPFKRLLSDLEGEGVITRTRKALRRTAALPHVTVLDIPTDADPDNLHAFPAQWNPEEGEIPRVRVLVDSHSRVAPAPGDRILARIDAGEDIVPDYTAKPMKVLDKPRRGHIGIVRMDEEGARLIPVDRKQKEMRIPLGDLGDASDGDLVEVDVKLSGRLMIPRARVTTVIGNPKSEGAVSLIAIHNLDIPNKWPASVTREAEEAEEATLKGREDWRDLPLVTIDPPDAKDHDDAVHAVLDTDPANPGGYVVTVAIADVAAYVRPGTSLDREAYLRGNSVYFPDRVVPMLPERISNELCSLKQGESRAAMAVRMVLDAGGRKTSHSFHRILMRSAAKLSYQRAQAAIDGNPDDQTGPLLEPILKPLWMAYGAMSEARDARGPLDLDLPERKIKLDKTGMVADIFIPERLDAHRLIEEMMIAANVAAAETLEQKRTELLYRVHDEPSSEKLHALREFLGSLDISVKKADNIRAVDFNRILGKARDMGNIEQVSEMVLRSQAQAEYSKENYGHFGLNLDRYAHFTSPIRRYADLIVHRALIRALGLGDDGMTDQEQTKLSGIAQHISTTERRAMLAERETSDRLLAQFLSERIGARFEGRVSGITRSGLFVKLIETGADGFIPASTLGKDYYRYVEERQAMVGERTGESFTLGDRVEVRLVEASPVAGSLRFELLSEGKRGNKPPTRPLRKGASNSFGPKGRRKR; encoded by the coding sequence ATGGCCAAGACACCAAAAGCAAAAAACACATCCGGCCCAAAGCGCTCCCGTCAGCCCGCCGCCGATGCCTTGCCGACCAAGGAACAGATCCTAGAAGCATTGGCGCAGGAAGACGATATTAAGGGCAAGCGCGATCTGGCCAAAGTTTTTGGCATTCGCGGCGACATGCGTCGGCCATTTAAAAGACTGCTCTCTGACCTTGAGGGTGAAGGCGTCATCACGCGCACCCGCAAGGCGCTGCGCCGTACCGCCGCCCTGCCCCATGTAACCGTCCTCGACATTCCGACGGACGCAGACCCAGACAACCTCCACGCCTTCCCAGCGCAGTGGAACCCGGAAGAAGGTGAAATCCCACGCGTTCGCGTGTTGGTGGATTCGCATTCTCGCGTTGCACCCGCTCCAGGCGACCGCATCTTGGCCCGCATTGACGCTGGCGAAGACATTGTGCCCGATTACACCGCTAAGCCGATGAAGGTGCTCGACAAGCCCCGTCGCGGCCACATCGGTATTGTCCGCATGGATGAGGAAGGCGCTCGTCTCATTCCGGTTGATCGCAAGCAGAAAGAAATGCGTATCCCGCTTGGCGACCTTGGCGATGCCTCAGACGGCGATCTCGTAGAGGTCGACGTTAAGCTCTCCGGGCGCCTGATGATCCCGCGTGCTCGCGTCACCACCGTCATCGGCAATCCAAAGTCCGAAGGCGCGGTGTCGCTGATTGCAATCCACAATCTCGATATTCCCAACAAGTGGCCCGCCTCTGTCACCCGCGAAGCAGAAGAGGCCGAGGAAGCAACGCTCAAGGGCCGTGAAGACTGGCGCGACTTGCCGCTGGTTACCATCGACCCACCAGACGCCAAGGACCATGATGACGCGGTTCACGCTGTGCTCGATACCGATCCAGCCAATCCTGGCGGCTATGTCGTCACTGTCGCGATTGCCGACGTTGCAGCTTATGTCCGCCCAGGGACCTCGCTCGATCGCGAAGCCTATCTGCGCGGCAATTCGGTCTATTTCCCGGATCGGGTCGTGCCCATGCTGCCCGAGCGCATCTCCAATGAGCTCTGCTCGCTCAAGCAAGGCGAGTCGCGCGCGGCCATGGCCGTTCGTATGGTCCTCGACGCTGGCGGTCGGAAGACGAGCCACAGCTTCCATCGCATTCTTATGCGCTCAGCAGCTAAACTCAGCTACCAGCGGGCACAGGCGGCCATTGACGGCAATCCGGACGATCAGACGGGGCCTTTGCTGGAGCCGATCCTCAAGCCTCTGTGGATGGCCTACGGCGCCATGTCAGAAGCACGCGATGCCCGTGGCCCCCTCGACCTTGACCTGCCCGAACGCAAAATCAAGCTCGACAAGACCGGCATGGTCGCGGACATTTTCATCCCTGAGCGTCTCGATGCGCATCGTCTCATCGAAGAGATGATGATTGCGGCCAACGTCGCTGCTGCCGAAACGCTGGAGCAGAAGCGCACTGAGCTGCTCTATCGCGTTCACGATGAACCATCGTCCGAAAAACTCCACGCGCTGCGCGAGTTCTTGGGCAGCCTCGATATCAGCGTCAAGAAGGCCGACAACATCCGCGCTGTCGATTTCAACCGCATCCTCGGCAAGGCCCGCGACATGGGCAATATCGAGCAAGTGTCGGAAATGGTGTTGCGCTCCCAGGCTCAGGCTGAGTACTCCAAGGAGAACTACGGCCACTTTGGGCTCAATCTCGACCGCTACGCCCACTTCACCTCGCCCATCCGCCGCTATGCCGATTTGATCGTGCACCGAGCGCTTATCCGCGCTTTGGGCCTTGGTGACGATGGGATGACGGATCAGGAGCAGACCAAGCTCAGTGGCATTGCTCAGCACATTTCGACGACTGAGCGCCGCGCCATGTTGGCGGAACGCGAAACTTCCGATCGTCTGCTTGCGCAATTTCTTTCGGAGCGGATCGGCGCACGCTTTGAGGGTCGTGTCTCCGGCATCACCCGCTCAGGCCTCTTCGTAAAATTGATCGAGACCGGTGCCGATGGCTTTATTCCTGCCTCGACACTTGGCAAGGACTACTATCGCTACGTCGAAGAACGCCAGGCGATGGTTGGCGAGCGCACAGGCGAAAGCTTCACGCTTGGCGACCGAGTCGAAGTTCGCCTCGTCGAAGCCTCCCCCGTGGCCGGCTCATTGCGCTTTGAGTTGCTTTCTGAGGGCAAGCGCGGCAATAAGCCGCCTACACGCCCCCTGCGTAAGGGCGCATCTAATAGCTTCGGCCCCAAGGGACGCAGAAAGAGGTAG
- a CDS encoding DUF983 domain-containing protein, with amino-acid sequence MTENSAVLPERTVGQAMWRGALCRCPHCGKGKMFAGYLKVANECNVCGEELRHHRADDLPPYVAITIVGHIIVFLMLHLDMTHQIQPITYVLTMIPLAIVLPLIMLPSIKGAIVGLQWSLRMYGFGTGQKD; translated from the coding sequence ATGACTGAAAACAGCGCAGTTCTTCCCGAACGTACCGTTGGTCAGGCCATGTGGCGTGGCGCGTTATGTCGTTGCCCGCACTGTGGCAAGGGCAAGATGTTCGCCGGCTATCTCAAAGTTGCAAACGAATGCAATGTTTGCGGCGAGGAACTCAGACATCACCGTGCTGACGACCTGCCTCCCTACGTCGCGATCACCATCGTGGGCCACATTATCGTCTTCCTGATGTTGCACCTCGACATGACCCATCAGATCCAGCCCATCACCTATGTGCTGACGATGATTCCGCTCGCAATCGTTCTTCCCCTGATTATGCTTCCCTCCATTAAGGGTGCAATTGTAGGCCTACAGTGGTCTTTGCGCATGTATGGCTTTGGAACAGGTCAGAAGGACTGA
- the rpmG gene encoding 50S ribosomal protein L33, which translates to MAKAATIKIKLVSTADTGFFYVTKKNARTQTEKLAFKKYDPVVRKHVEFKEAKIK; encoded by the coding sequence ATGGCTAAGGCCGCCACTATCAAGATCAAGCTCGTCTCGACGGCCGACACCGGCTTCTTCTACGTGACCAAGAAGAACGCACGTACCCAGACTGAAAAGCTCGCTTTCAAGAAGTACGATCCAGTTGTCCGCAAGCACGTGGAATTCAAGGAAGCCAAGATCAAGTAA
- a CDS encoding PleD family two-component system response regulator: MTARVLIVDDIPTNVKLLEARLLAEYYDVVTANSGAKALAICQEQDIDIVLLDVMMPEMDGFEVCRRLKADPKTQHVPVLMITALDQTSDRVQGLDAGADDFLSKPVDDTQLLARVKSLVRLKSLTDELRARAQTSQQIAAEDALQAMNSISAKDGSILIVDTDRRHAERIAGYLQAEHRVEILTEPMDAVFQVAGGSYELALVSMSLKDFDPLRVCSQIRTVDQARGLPIILMADEADKPKVVRGLDLGINDYISRPVERSELMARVRTQIRRQRYADVLRDSVNSTIALAITDELTGLYNRRYFDRHMSLVMAKSLEQERDVAVMILDIDHFKSVNDNYGHDVGDAVIREFAARLRRNLRGVDMACRFGGEEFLVLMPDTDVRVAELVAERVREAVADRPFEVGLSRPISITISIGMALYENMDDTPEVIIKRADVALYRAKHAGRNRVMVDAA, from the coding sequence TTGACCGCGCGCGTACTTATCGTCGATGACATTCCAACGAATGTGAAGCTGCTCGAAGCGCGGCTGCTGGCTGAATATTACGACGTGGTTACGGCCAATTCGGGCGCGAAAGCGCTCGCCATCTGCCAAGAGCAAGATATCGACATCGTCCTTTTGGACGTGATGATGCCTGAGATGGATGGCTTTGAGGTCTGCCGTCGGCTGAAAGCTGACCCTAAGACGCAGCACGTGCCTGTGCTGATGATCACAGCACTCGATCAGACCTCGGATCGGGTGCAGGGGCTCGACGCCGGAGCTGATGATTTCCTGTCAAAGCCTGTGGATGACACGCAGCTTCTGGCGCGCGTAAAGAGCCTGGTGCGGCTCAAATCGCTGACCGATGAGCTGCGGGCTCGGGCGCAAACCAGCCAGCAGATTGCAGCCGAAGATGCGCTGCAGGCGATGAACTCTATTTCCGCTAAAGATGGCTCGATCTTGATCGTTGATACCGATCGCCGTCATGCGGAGCGCATTGCAGGCTATCTGCAAGCTGAGCATCGTGTCGAAATTCTCACCGAGCCTATGGACGCGGTGTTCCAAGTCGCTGGTGGCAGTTATGAGCTGGCCTTGGTCAGCATGAGCCTCAAGGACTTCGATCCGCTCCGTGTGTGCTCGCAAATTCGTACGGTTGATCAAGCCCGTGGCCTGCCCATTATTTTGATGGCCGATGAGGCGGACAAGCCCAAGGTCGTGCGTGGGCTGGATCTGGGGATCAACGACTATATATCGCGCCCTGTTGAACGCAGCGAACTGATGGCGCGGGTGCGCACCCAGATCCGCCGCCAACGCTACGCGGACGTTCTTCGAGACAGTGTCAATTCCACCATCGCTCTTGCGATAACCGATGAGCTGACGGGCCTCTACAATCGTCGCTATTTTGATCGGCACATGAGCCTCGTGATGGCGAAGTCGCTTGAGCAAGAGCGCGATGTTGCGGTGATGATCCTCGACATCGATCACTTCAAGTCGGTCAACGACAACTATGGTCATGACGTTGGCGATGCGGTGATCCGTGAATTCGCAGCGCGGTTGCGCCGCAATCTTCGTGGCGTCGATATGGCGTGCCGTTTTGGCGGTGAAGAGTTCTTGGTGCTGATGCCGGACACAGACGTTCGCGTAGCGGAATTGGTGGCAGAGCGCGTGCGTGAGGCGGTTGCTGACCGTCCATTTGAGGTTGGCCTGAGCCGTCCTATCTCGATCACCATATCCATCGGCATGGCGCTCTATGAGAACATGGATGATACGCCGGAGGTCATCATCAAGCGGGCTGACGTGGCGCTCTATAGGGCCAAGCACGCAGGTCGCAACCGCGTCATGGTCGACGCGGCGTAA
- a CDS encoding response regulator: MPKSVMIVEDNELNMKLFNDLLESRGYTVIQTRNGVEALDLARAHMPDLILMDIQLPEVSGLVVTKWLKDDEELAHIPVVAVTAFAMKGDEERILQGGCEGYISKPISVSHFLETIAGYIGPA, translated from the coding sequence ATGCCTAAGTCTGTGATGATCGTCGAAGACAATGAGCTGAATATGAAGCTCTTCAACGATCTTCTGGAGTCGCGTGGATACACGGTCATCCAGACTCGCAATGGCGTCGAAGCGCTCGATTTGGCGCGTGCGCATATGCCTGATCTGATCTTGATGGATATCCAACTGCCAGAGGTTTCGGGCCTTGTTGTCACTAAGTGGCTTAAGGACGATGAAGAACTGGCGCATATCCCAGTTGTCGCGGTCACTGCTTTCGCCATGAAGGGCGATGAAGAGCGAATTCTTCAGGGCGGCTGCGAGGGATACATTTCTAAGCCAATCTCCGTGTCTCACTTTCTGGAAACCATTGCCGGTTATATTGGGCCAGCCTGA
- a CDS encoding DUF3572 family protein, translating into MPISERVTPDLSSTADACLAYLAEHPEELLAFMQHAGIDPQALRNAVGTKMLQHGLIDYFASNEAILLALCANTGMTPENFMRIWHKLNPEG; encoded by the coding sequence GTGCCGATTTCTGAGCGCGTTACCCCAGATTTGTCGAGCACAGCCGACGCCTGCCTAGCCTATCTGGCCGAGCATCCCGAAGAGCTTTTGGCATTTATGCAGCATGCAGGCATCGACCCACAGGCTTTACGCAATGCCGTCGGCACGAAAATGCTGCAACATGGGCTTATCGACTATTTTGCATCAAACGAAGCGATTCTGCTCGCCCTATGCGCGAACACCGGGATGACGCCGGAGAACTTCATGCGCATTTGGCACAAGCTTAATCCCGAGGGATAG
- a CDS encoding DNA polymerase IV: MSAWLCRDCLSTGAAAAAPNRCPRCGSPRIRSHAELFDLSIAHVDCDAFYASVEKRDDPSLRDKPLIIGGGTRGVVSTCCYIARQSGVRSAMPMFKALQLCPDAVVIKPNMAKYVAVSREIRTLMDTMTPVVEPLSIDEAFLDLTGTTALHKAPPAVMLAKFAKAVSDQMGVTISVGLSHNKFLAKIASDLDKPRGFAVIGAEETLSFLHDKPISIIFGVGKVFAETLQRDGYYTIGQLQAEDPHRLMRLYGESGARLSRLAQGQDARKVSTDRSMKSVSSESTFHHDLSDIEALSTELLQCCERLSERLKTKNLVGDTVTLKLKTAGFKLRSRARHLMMPTQLANVLYENGLSLMQKEVDGTAFRLIGIGISGLDEATGIDPIDLLEPQVARKAAAERAMDRVRSKFGRTAVMRGKLYNARTGTPPEASSEQEADDLEGKIR; the protein is encoded by the coding sequence ATGAGCGCTTGGCTTTGTCGCGATTGCCTGAGCACCGGAGCGGCAGCAGCAGCCCCCAATCGCTGCCCTCGCTGCGGCTCGCCGCGCATTCGTAGCCACGCCGAGCTGTTTGACCTTTCCATCGCCCACGTCGACTGCGACGCATTTTATGCGTCAGTGGAGAAACGCGACGACCCCTCGCTGCGTGACAAGCCGCTGATCATCGGCGGGGGCACGCGCGGCGTCGTCTCCACATGCTGCTACATTGCCCGCCAGTCGGGGGTGCGCTCGGCTATGCCGATGTTCAAGGCCCTGCAGCTCTGCCCCGACGCCGTTGTCATAAAACCCAACATGGCCAAATATGTTGCCGTCAGCCGAGAAATTCGCACGCTGATGGATACAATGACGCCAGTGGTGGAGCCCTTGTCGATTGACGAAGCGTTTCTCGACCTCACCGGAACTACGGCGCTACACAAAGCGCCTCCAGCTGTCATGCTGGCCAAGTTCGCCAAAGCTGTTTCGGATCAGATGGGCGTCACCATCTCGGTCGGCCTAAGCCATAACAAATTCTTGGCTAAAATCGCATCCGACCTCGATAAACCGCGGGGCTTCGCTGTTATTGGGGCGGAGGAGACGCTAAGCTTTCTGCATGACAAGCCGATCAGCATTATCTTTGGCGTCGGCAAGGTTTTCGCGGAAACGCTTCAACGCGATGGCTATTACACCATCGGCCAGCTGCAGGCAGAAGACCCGCACCGGCTCATGCGGCTTTACGGAGAATCGGGCGCGCGCCTGTCGCGCCTTGCCCAAGGTCAGGATGCCCGAAAAGTCTCGACGGACCGCTCGATGAAGTCGGTGTCATCAGAATCCACCTTCCACCACGACCTCTCCGATATAGAGGCACTCTCAACAGAGCTTTTGCAGTGCTGTGAGCGACTTTCGGAACGGCTCAAAACCAAAAATCTGGTGGGTGATACCGTTACCCTAAAGCTCAAAACAGCTGGATTTAAGTTGCGAAGCCGCGCGCGACACCTGATGATGCCCACACAGCTGGCCAATGTCCTCTACGAGAACGGCCTGAGCCTGATGCAGAAGGAGGTGGATGGAACCGCATTCCGCCTCATTGGCATTGGCATTTCAGGGCTCGACGAGGCCACTGGCATCGACCCGATTGACCTCCTTGAGCCCCAAGTGGCGCGCAAGGCGGCAGCTGAAAGGGCCATGGATCGTGTTCGATCCAAATTTGGCCGAACCGCGGTTATGCGCGGAAAACTCTATAATGCTCGCACCGGCACGCCGCCGGAGGCGAGTTCGGAACAAGAAGCAGACGACTTGGAAGGCAAGATCAGATGA
- a CDS encoding RidA family protein codes for MTTPIEKLREYGYELPAPKAPVASYAPVVRTGNLLFISGQISSDANGIVQGLLGDTMNVVQGGNAAELCAVNILAHIVHSAGIALEDVKRVVKLTVLVASTPDFTEQHLVANGASNLFVGVFGEKVSTHARAAFGVTSLPLGAAVEIDAVIEV; via the coding sequence ATGACCACCCCCATCGAGAAGCTCCGCGAATATGGCTACGAACTTCCTGCCCCAAAGGCACCAGTGGCCAGCTATGCCCCTGTCGTTCGCACTGGCAATTTGCTGTTCATCTCCGGCCAAATTTCCAGCGACGCCAATGGCATCGTCCAGGGCCTGCTTGGCGACACGATGAATGTGGTTCAGGGCGGCAATGCTGCGGAGCTCTGCGCCGTCAATATTCTGGCCCACATCGTCCACTCGGCCGGCATTGCGCTGGAAGACGTCAAGCGCGTCGTCAAGCTGACCGTTCTGGTCGCTTCGACACCTGACTTCACCGAACAGCACCTCGTCGCCAATGGCGCGTCCAACCTCTTCGTCGGCGTGTTTGGCGAGAAAGTCAGCACCCATGCTCGTGCCGCCTTCGGCGTAACCTCGCTGCCGCTCGGCGCAGCTGTCGAAATCGACGCCGTAATCGAAGTCTAA
- a CDS encoding GNAT family N-acetyltransferase, translating into MPADVWNSLVPSTNGVVDNPFLDHAFFLALEQSNCATAETGWLPQHIVLQDQNSAPIGLMPLFLKSHSMGEYVFDHGWADALERAGGKYYPKLQGSVPFTPATAPKLLVPNGDLDAQAALLQTAQQLTHRLNASSTHLTFVPESEAELAGNLGWLRRTDTQFHWFNRGYESFDHFLETLASRKRKTIRRERNDALADGLTARWLTGSDIKEHHWDAFYDFYEDTGARKWGRPYLNREFFSRLGETMADRILLIFAYDGDESIAGAINFIGKDTLYGRNWGATRDVPFLHFEICYYQAIDFAIQHRLAVVDDFLIHERKAVLRSQIELEEYTPFRKGERQ; encoded by the coding sequence ATTCCAGCCGATGTCTGGAACAGCCTTGTGCCCTCAACCAATGGCGTTGTGGACAATCCCTTTCTCGACCACGCTTTCTTTCTGGCGCTGGAGCAATCCAACTGCGCCACAGCGGAAACCGGCTGGTTACCGCAGCACATTGTGTTGCAGGACCAGAACAGCGCGCCAATCGGGCTTATGCCGTTGTTTTTAAAATCCCATTCCATGGGCGAATATGTCTTCGACCACGGCTGGGCTGACGCCTTGGAACGTGCTGGCGGGAAATATTATCCCAAGCTTCAGGGTTCTGTACCTTTCACGCCAGCAACAGCGCCTAAGCTATTGGTTCCGAATGGTGATTTGGATGCGCAGGCCGCCCTACTGCAAACCGCACAGCAGTTGACGCACCGCCTCAACGCCTCCTCCACCCACCTCACCTTCGTACCCGAGAGCGAAGCCGAATTGGCGGGCAATTTGGGCTGGCTCCGGCGCACTGACACGCAATTTCATTGGTTCAATCGCGGTTACGAGAGTTTCGACCACTTCTTGGAAACATTGGCGTCCCGTAAGCGCAAAACCATCCGCCGCGAACGCAACGATGCCCTAGCCGATGGCCTGACTGCCCGTTGGCTAACCGGCTCGGACATTAAAGAGCACCATTGGGACGCCTTCTACGATTTCTATGAAGACACTGGTGCGCGCAAATGGGGGCGGCCTTATCTCAATCGCGAGTTCTTCTCGCGTCTGGGCGAGACCATGGCCGACCGCATCCTGCTCATCTTCGCCTATGACGGCGATGAATCAATTGCCGGCGCGATCAACTTCATCGGCAAGGACACGCTTTACGGCCGCAACTGGGGCGCCACGCGTGACGTGCCCTTCCTGCACTTCGAGATCTGCTACTACCAAGCCATTGATTTCGCGATACAACACCGCCTCGCGGTGGTGGATGACTTCCTCATTCATGAGCGAAAAGCGGTGCTGCGATCTCAGATCGAGTTAGAAGAATACACCCCGTTTCGCAAAGGCGAGCGGCAGTAG